In Melospiza melodia melodia isolate bMelMel2 chromosome 11, bMelMel2.pri, whole genome shotgun sequence, the following proteins share a genomic window:
- the CPT2 gene encoding carnitine O-palmitoyltransferase 2, mitochondrial, giving the protein MAARQLLRAAPGRRGYSGAGAAEFLHRSIVPTMHYQKSLPRLPVPKLEDTIKRYLNAQKPLLNDDQFRKTEELAHDFEKGIGRELHEQLVAQDNQNKHTSYITGPWFDMYLKAREPILLNFNPFMSFKPDPKPEYNDQLIRATNMTVSAIRFMKTFRAGYLEPEVFHLNPEKSDTKLFKKIIRFVPSSISWFGAYMVNAYPLDMSQYFRLFNSTRIPKLSKDELYTDEKARHLLVLRNGNFYVFDVIDRDGNMLKPSEIHAHLKYILSDNSPAPAFPLGYLTSENRNTWAALRKNLLDNGNAEALQKVDSAMFCLTLDDFPIKDLVHLSHTMLHGDGANRWYDKSFSLIIAKDGTAGINFEHSWGDGVAVLRFQNEIFKDSTTTPAISPQSQPASVDSSRAVQKLDFKLNDALKAGITKAKETFDATVKSLSLNMIQFEEGGKELLKQKKVSPDAVAQLAFQMAFLRQYDQTVATYESCSTAAFKHGRTETIRPASVHTKKCSEAFVKGLSNHSTGELQSLIMECSKYHGRLTKEAAMGQGFDRHLFSLRYLASSKGLPLPEFYQDQAYARLNHNIISTSTLVSPAVQLGGFGPVVADGFGVGYQVQDDWIGCNVSSYPARNGKEYLQCIHKSLEDIFNVLKGKKIGS; this is encoded by the exons ATGGCGGCGCGGCAGCTGCTGAGGGCGGCTCCGGGGCGGCGCGGCTACAGCGGCGCGGGCGCCGCCGAGTTCCTGCACCGCAGCATCGTGCCCACCATGCACTACCAGAAGAGCCTGCCCAG ACTGCCAGTTCCCAAGCTAGAAGATACAATTAAGAGATACCTGAATGCCCAGAAACCACTTTTAAATGATGATCAGTTCAG GAAAACTGAAGAACTTGCTCATGACTTTGAAAAGGGGATTGGAAGAGAGCTGCATGAGCAACTGGTTGCTCAAGACAATCAGAACAAGCATACAAGTTACATCACAG GTCCCTGGTTTGACATGTACCTAAAAGCACGTGAGCCTATTCTTTTGAATTTTAATCCATTTATGTCTTTTAAACCTGATCCGAAACCAGAATACAACGATCAGCTCATACGAGCTACGAACATGACTGTTTCTGCCATACGTTTTATGAAGACCTTCAGGGCTGGTTACCTTGAACCAGAGGTTTTTCACCTCAATCCAGAAAAAAGTGACACTAagctctttaaaaaaattatcagaTTTGTGCCTTCTTCAATTTCTTGGTTTGGTGCCTACATGGTCAATGCTTACCCCCTAGATATGTCTCAATACTTCAGGCTTTTCAATTCTACACGGATTCCTAAGCTCAGCAAAGATGAGCTTTATACAGATGAAAAGGCAAGACACTTATTAGTGTTGAGAAATGGAAATTTTTATGTGTTTGATGTTATTGATAGAGATGGAAACATGCTGAAACCCTCAGAAATACATGCACACCTGAAATACATCCTTAGTGACAACAGCCCGGCCCCGGCCTTCCCTCTTGGCTACCTCACCAGTGAAAACCGAAATACATGGGCAGCGCTGAGGAAGAATCTACTGGACAATGGCAAtgcagaagctcttcaaaaagtAGACTCTGCCATGTTTTGTTTAACTTTAGATGATTTTCCCATTAAAGACTTAGTGCACTTGTCCCACACTATGTTGCACGGAGATGGTGCAAACCGCTGGTATGACAAATCCTTTAGTCTTATCATAGCTAAGGATGGCACTGCAGGAATTAATTTTGAGCATTCCTGGGGAGATGGTGTGGCTGTGCTCAGGTTCCAGAATGAGATTTTTAAAGATAGCACCACGACACCAGCCATCAGCCCCCAGTCCCAACCTGCTTCAGTTGACTCTTCCAGAGCAGTGCAGAAACTTGACTTTAAGTTGAACGATGCCTTAAAAGCAGGGATTACCAAAGCCAAGGAGACATTTGATGCCACTGTAAAATCACTGTCTCTTAACATGATTCAGTTTGAAGAAGGGGGCAAGGAGCTTCTAAAGCAGAAGAAGGTGAGCCCAGATGCTGTGGCTCAGCTGGCCTTCCAGATGGCTTTCCTGCGCCAGTACGACCAGACCGTGGCCACGTACGAGTCCTGCAGCACTGCGGCGTTCAAGCACGGCCGCACGGAGACCATCCGGCCTGCCTCTGTGCACACAAAGAAATGCTCTGAGGCCTTTGTCAAGGGACTCTCCAATCACAGCACTGGGGAGCTGCAGAGTCTGATAATGGAGTGCTCCAAGTACCACGGCCGTTTGACAAAGGAGGCTGCTATGG GCCAGGGCTTTGACCGGCACCTGTTCAGCCTGCGCTACCTGGCCTCGTCCAAGGGGCTGCCCCTGCCGGAGTTCTATCAGGACCAGGCCTACGCCCGCCTCAACCACAACATCATTTCCACCAGCACCTTGGTGAGCCCGGCTGTGCAGCTGGGAGGCTTTGGCCCCGTGGTGGCTGATGGCTTTGGAGTAGGGTATCAGGTACAGGATGACTGGATAGGTTGTAATGTTTCCTCTTACCCGGCTAGGAATGGTAAAGAGTACCTTCAGTGTATACACAAGTCACTAGAAGATATCTTTAATGTTTTGAAGGGTAAGAAAATTGGTAGTTAG